One genomic segment of Fusobacterium nucleatum includes these proteins:
- a CDS encoding ferredoxin family protein — protein sequence MKKMTIEDKLGLNVFHVDEENSHIDVDKNFTDETEIKKLLLACPAECYKYIDGKLSFSHLGCLECGTCRVLSHGKIVKSWKHPIGEVGVTFRQG from the coding sequence ATGAAGAAGATGACAATAGAAGATAAACTTGGATTAAATGTTTTTCATGTCGATGAAGAAAATTCTCATATTGATGTAGATAAAAATTTTACAGATGAAACAGAAATTAAAAAATTGTTATTGGCTTGTCCAGCAGAATGTTATAAATACATTGATGGAAAATTAAGTTTTAGCCATTTAGGTTGTTTAGAATGTGGAACTTGTAGAGTACTTTCACATGGAAAAATTGTAAAATCTTGGAAACATCCAATTGGAGAAGTAGGAGTTACTTTTAGACAAGGATAA
- the fusA gene encoding elongation factor G has protein sequence MKVFTTENIRNISLLGHRGSGKTTLVESILYVKDYIKRKGDVENGTTVSDFDKEEIRRIFSINTSLIPVEHNDVKLNFLDTPGYFDFVGEVVSALRVSASAVLVLDATAGVEVGTEKAWKLLEERKLPRIIFVNKMDKGYVNYPKLLTELKEKFGKKIAPFCIPIGEKDEFKGFVNVVDMVGRVFDGKECVDTPIPADIDVSEVRNLLFEAIAETDEVLMDKYFAGEEFTQEEIVKGLHKGVVNGDIVPVMVGSAQQNIGIHTLLNYLELYMPCPTELFSGQRIGEDPTTQQEKVVKISSENPFSAIVFKTLVDPFIGKISFFKVNSGTIKKETEVFNPKKNKKERIAQILTMQGNKQIELDELCAGDIGATTKLQFTQTGDTLCDKNFPVVFNKIRFPKPNIYSGVLPADKNDDEKLSTAIQRVMEEDPTFVMNRNYETKQLLIGGQGEKHLYIILCKIKNKFGVHAELEDVVVSYRETILGKAEVQGKHKKQSGGAGQFGDVFIRFEHSDKDFEFIDEIKGGVVPRNYIPAVEKGLIEAKEKGVLAGYPVINFKATLYDGSYHPVDSNDLSFKLAAILAFKAGMEKAKPVLLEPFVRMEIRIPEEYMGDVMGDLNKRRGRVLGMDHTETGEQLLLAEVPEAEILKYSIDLRALTQGRGEFEYEFVRYEEVPENISKRIIEERSKDK, from the coding sequence ATGAAAGTTTTTACCACAGAAAATATTAGAAATATCTCTCTATTAGGACATAGAGGCTCTGGGAAGACTACACTTGTAGAGTCTATCCTTTATGTCAAAGATTATATCAAGAGAAAAGGAGATGTAGAAAATGGAACTACTGTTTCAGACTTTGATAAGGAAGAAATTCGTAGAATTTTCTCAATAAATACATCTTTGATTCCAGTTGAACATAATGATGTTAAACTTAATTTTCTTGATACACCAGGATATTTTGATTTTGTTGGAGAAGTAGTATCAGCATTAAGAGTATCTGCTTCTGCTGTACTTGTTTTAGATGCAACTGCTGGTGTAGAAGTTGGAACTGAAAAAGCTTGGAAGTTATTAGAAGAAAGAAAATTGCCTAGAATTATTTTTGTAAATAAAATGGATAAAGGTTATGTAAATTATCCAAAACTTTTAACTGAATTAAAGGAAAAATTTGGTAAGAAAATTGCTCCTTTCTGTATTCCTATTGGAGAAAAAGATGAATTTAAAGGTTTTGTAAATGTTGTAGATATGGTGGGAAGAGTATTTGATGGTAAGGAATGTGTAGATACTCCTATTCCAGCTGATATAGATGTTAGTGAAGTTAGAAATCTATTATTTGAAGCTATAGCTGAAACTGATGAAGTCTTAATGGATAAATATTTTGCAGGTGAAGAATTTACACAAGAGGAAATAGTAAAAGGACTACATAAAGGTGTAGTTAATGGGGATATAGTTCCAGTTATGGTTGGTTCTGCACAACAAAATATTGGAATACACACTTTATTAAATTATTTAGAATTATATATGCCTTGCCCAACTGAATTATTTAGTGGTCAAAGAATAGGAGAAGATCCAACAACTCAACAAGAAAAAGTTGTAAAAATATCTTCTGAAAATCCGTTTTCTGCAATAGTTTTTAAAACTTTGGTTGACCCATTTATTGGGAAAATTAGTTTCTTTAAAGTAAATTCAGGGACTATTAAGAAAGAAACAGAAGTATTTAATCCTAAGAAAAATAAAAAAGAAAGAATTGCTCAAATTTTAACAATGCAAGGAAATAAGCAAATAGAGCTTGATGAATTGTGTGCAGGAGATATAGGAGCAACAACTAAATTACAATTTACTCAAACTGGAGATACTCTATGTGATAAAAATTTCCCAGTTGTATTTAATAAAATAAGATTCCCTAAGCCAAATATTTATTCAGGTGTATTACCAGCTGATAAAAATGATGATGAAAAATTAAGTACAGCTATACAAAGAGTTATGGAAGAAGATCCAACATTTGTTATGAATAGAAACTATGAAACAAAACAATTATTAATAGGTGGACAAGGAGAAAAACACCTATATATAATTTTATGTAAGATAAAAAATAAATTTGGAGTTCATGCTGAATTAGAAGATGTTGTAGTTTCTTACCGTGAAACTATACTTGGAAAAGCAGAAGTTCAAGGAAAACATAAGAAACAATCTGGTGGAGCAGGCCAATTTGGAGATGTATTTATAAGATTTGAACATTCTGACAAAGATTTTGAGTTTATAGATGAAATTAAAGGTGGGGTTGTTCCTAGAAACTATATTCCTGCTGTTGAAAAAGGGCTTATAGAAGCTAAGGAAAAAGGAGTTTTAGCAGGATATCCCGTTATAAACTTTAAAGCAACTCTATATGATGGAAGCTATCACCCAGTAGATTCTAATGATTTATCATTTAAGTTAGCAGCTATTCTTGCTTTTAAAGCTGGAATGGAAAAAGCTAAACCTGTTCTTTTAGAACCATTTGTAAGAATGGAAATTAGAATTCCAGAAGAATATATGGGAGATGTAATGGGAGATTTAAACAAGAGAAGAGGTAGAGTTTTAGGTATGGATCATACTGAAACTGGTGAACAACTTTTACTTGCAGAAGTCCCAGAAGCAGAAATATTAAAATACTCTATTGATTTAAGAGCTTTAACACAAGGTAGAGGGGAATTTGAATATGAATTTGTAAGATATGAAGAAGTTCCTGAAAATATTTCTAAGAGAATTATAGAAGAAAGAAGCAAAGATAAATAA